Within Aliivibrio fischeri, the genomic segment TATTATTCATCGTCCAGATCCATCGATAAATCTTGATGCATTTGATGAAGGCAAACACCCTGCTCAACAACGCTTAATTATGGAAGAGCTATTGGCTCAAAATTTATCTATGTTGTCTGTTCGTAGTAAAGGACAACAAGAAGATGCATTACCCTTAGCAACACTGACTAATTTAAAGCAAAAACTATTAGCACAACTTCCTTTTACTCCAACGAACGCTCAACAACGTGTTGTCGCTGAAATCGAACAAGATTTAGCAAAACCTCACCCAATGATGCGCTTAGTACAAGGTGATGTAGGTTCAGGTAAAACCTTAGTTGCAGCATTAGCAGCGGTACAGGCTATCGAACACGGTTATCAAGTCGCTTTAATGGCTCCGACGGAATTACTAGCAGAACAACACGCCGCTAACTTTGCACATTGGTTTGAATCGATGGGAATTACTGTTGGTTGGCTTGCAGGAAAACTAATAGGTAAAGCGAAAGAAAAAGAATTAGAGCGCATAGCCAGTGGCGAAGCGAAAATGATAGTGGGTACTCACGCACTGTTTCAACAAAATGTAGAGTTCCATCATCTTGCTCTGGTTATTATTGATGAACAACATCGTTTTGGTGTTGATCAACGCTTAGAGCTGCGTGAAAAAGGCCAAAAAAATGGAGCCTATCCACATCAATTAATCATGACTGCTACACCTATACCAAGAACGTTAGCCATGACGGCTTATGCTGACTTAGAAACCTCTGTTATTGATGAGCTTCCTCCGGGTAGAACACCGATTCAAACGATAGCCGTTCCAGATACTCGTCGTGATGAGATAGTAAACAAAGTTCGTAGTGCGTGTATGAACGACGGTAGACAAGCCTACTGGGTTTGTACTCTTATTGATGATTCAGAAGTATTAGAAGCCCAAGCCGCTTCCGACACCGCAGAAGCGTTACGCCTACAACTACCCGAACTAAACATTGGTTTAGTGCACGGCAGAATGAAGCCAAAAGAAAAACAGCAAATCATGCAGGAGTTTAAAGAAGGAAATCTGCATTTGTTAGTGGCTACTACGGTTATCGAAGTGGGGGTAGATGTGCCTAACTCAAGTTTAATGATCATTGAGAACCCTGAGCGCTTAGGGTTAGCACAACTGCACCAATTACGTGGGCGTGTGGGTCGAGGTTCTGTTGCAAGTCACTGTGTACTCTTATATCACTCACCATTATCAAAGACCGCACAAAAACGCTTAAGTGTTTTACGAGAGAGTAATGATGGCTTTGTGATTGCCCAACGTGATTTAGAAATTCGAGGGCCAGGTGAATTACTTGGAACCAAGCAAACAGGTTTAGCTGACTTTAAAATTGCTGATTTAGTTCGAGACCAACACCTAATACCAGAAGTACAACGCATTGCTCGTCACCTACATGATAACTATCCAAAAAATGCGAAAGCCATTATTTTACGTTGGTTAGGGGAACGAGACATTTACTCGAATGCGTAAATAATTTCCTCCTCATAAATAGCAGACACAAAAAAGGTGAGTAGCTACTCACCTTTTCTTTATTGCGATTAAACTAGCAATTAGTAGTAAGAGTGCTCACCACGATCATGCTCAGTTAAATCTTTAACTGCTGTTAATTCGCCTTCGAATTGAACCAATAGTTCTTTTTCGATGCCTTCTTTTAGTGTCACATCAACCATTGAACAACCATTACAACCACCACCGAACTGAACGATAGCAACACCTTCATCGTTAATTTCCATCAGGCTAACATGGCCACCATGACCAGCTAATTGTGGGTTAACTTGAGTTTGAATTGCGTATTCAACACGTTCAAATAATGGTGCATCATCGGCTACTTTACGCATTTTCGCATTAGGTGCTTTTAGAGTAAGCTGAGAACCCATCTTGTCAGTAACATAATCAATGTCAGCATCTTCAAGGAATGGCAGGCTTAACTCATCAACGTATGCTGATAATTTTTCAAACTTCAGCTCAGTATCATTCGCTTCTACTGCTTCTGGTGGACAGTAAGATACGCCACACTCTGCGTTTTGAGTACCTGGATTAACCACGAATACACGGATGTTTGTCCCTTCTGGCTGCTGTGCTAGAAGTTTTGCAAAATGCTCTTGGGCACTTTCAGTAATATTGATTGAAGACACAAGTAATACCTGACTAATTTAGTATGATTAAGGATTGTACTCTGAAAAAAAATAATTTTCGAGTAGCGTAGTCAAATTATAGCAATCTTAATAATCAATTTATCAAGATTTGGTCTAATTATTTACATGTAAGAATGTTATTCCACGGTAAATTTTCGTCACCGAGAACAATAAAATTCGGGTTTTCTAATGACTCTCGTTCATTATAAGAAAGCGGTTCAAGCTCTGTAGATAAGATGCGACCTCCCGCTTCTTGAACAATACACTGCGTTGCAGCAGTATCCCATTCGCCAGTTGGTCCTAATCGTAAATAACAATCCACAGCACCTTCTGCGACCAAACAGGCTTTAAGTGCAGCTGACCCTAATGGAACCAAATCGTAATTCCAATCAGAACTCATACAACGTGTTATGTTATTGATATCTTGACGTCGACTGATCGCTATCGCAATTGGCTGTTTTTCATCTTCATGCTTTAACGTGCTAATACGAACACTTTCATCCATATCAGGAATTTTCCACGCACCTTTCCCTTCATAGGCGTAGTACGTCACACCAGAAACTGGGCCATATACAACCCCCATTACTGGACGGTTATTTTCAACTAAAGCAATAATCGTAGCAAAATCACCACTGCGAGCGATGAACTCTTGCGTACCATCAAGAGGGTCAACTAACCAATAACGCTCCCATTGAGCACGCTGCTCTAAAGATATTCCTGCATCTTCTTCAGAAAGAATAGGAATCTCTGGTGTTAGTTGAGAAAGTTTTTCGATAATTAATTTATGAGCGGCGAGATCAGCACTGGTCACCGGAGTTTCATCTGACTTAATGAACTCTTCGAAATCTCCTTTCTCGTATATATCGAGAATAAGTTGACCCGATGCACGTGCAATATTGATCACCTCAGGGATAAGGTGAGAAAGTGTAGAATCCATCAATATTACTCCTTAGCTAAAAATTGTTGAGCAAGTAATAGTGCGGTAATGCATCTTGCCTCTGAAAAATCGAGATGATGTAATAACTCTGATGCCTGAGCTAAAGGCCAACGAACCACATCTAAAGGTTCAGGCTCATCACCTTCTAATCGCTCTGGATATAAATCTTGAGCCAGAATTAATGTCATTTTGCTTGAGAAATAGGAAGGCGCTAATACGATTTCTTTTAATGGCGTCAGTGTTTTTGCACCAAAACCAATTTCTTCTTTTAGTTCTCGATTTGCCGCTTCTAACGGGGTCTCTCCTGGATCAATCAATCCTTTTGGAAAACCAAGCTCGTAACTTTCGGTTCCAACAGCATATTCACGAACCAAAAGTAAATCGCCCTGCTCTGTTACAGGAACCATCATGACAGCATGACGACCGCTTGGCTTCATTCGTTCGTAGGTACGTTCTACACCATTAGAAAAGCGCAAATCAACCGATTCAATGCAGAATAGGTTGGATTTGGCTTCAACGCGTGTATCCAAAATCGTTGGCAACTGTTTTTTAGCCATCGTTTTTCCTTTATAGACGTCCTGAGTATGTCACTCTATATTGCCCTTTTGAATCAGGCTTGCCTACCCATTTCAACTGACTTCTTAAACTTGAAGGGAAATTAGCTTCAGGTTTAAACCAACCACTTACTTGATAAGAGCGATTTGGATTAAGGGTAACATCAAATTGGCTCGCAACATCTTTTGATGATTGCTTACTAACAAGACTGATTTTATTGTCACTACAAGTCACATCAGCAATGACGGTTTCAGGGTCAATATTACCTAATGGTGAAACGACTTTACCACCAGACCAAACGACTTCACCAGTTGCTTGTTTACACCAAGGTTGACCCTGTTGATAAGATTTCACGCTGATCTCTGCTTGGCCTTGTAATGAGATAGGAACCGCCATAGGCAAATGTTTCATTGCATTTGCAATCGGAAAAGAAAGCACCAAGTTCTCAGCATAAGCCCCCATTGAAACACTATAACCAACCGTGCCTTTTCCACGTAAATCTAATTCACTACCACGGCCAAAACGCACCGCAAAAACAGCATGACCTTTAAAGATAGCTAATGGGTCTATTTCCCATTGAACTTGGCCATAGTTCATTCGTTGAAAGGATAATGAATCAACTTGTCCTTTCCATGGTGTCCCTGAAAGCCCAGTTAACTCTAATCCTCTTACTTTAGGCGCTTGATCCACAACCCACTGAATTGGGATGTGCAATAATGCACTAAAAGTAAAAAAAGTAGAAAATACAGTCGCGATTAATAACTTAAACTTCATGATGCCTCTCGAGTTAATTGAAGACGGTTCACTTCAACCACGCCTTCCACATCAGTTTTATTTAAATCTAAAAATTGTACATTTATTCCTTGAGAATCGCGTAAAAATGCCAACCAATTAACCAAAGAATTAAAAGGTAATGGTTTTACCCACACTTGCATTTGTTCGCCACGAGGCTGCATACGAATCAACTCAATTTTAAATTGACGAGTACTGCTTGGTATCACCTGATTCATTGGACGAATTGCAGATTGTGAGCTAGAAGATGCCCCACCTCTTAATGTAATGATCGTATCGGCTTTTTTCTGAACCCACGCTAATAAGTTACGTTCATTATTAATTCGATTTTGAGCAAGTTCTGC encodes:
- the recG gene encoding ATP-dependent DNA helicase RecG gives rise to the protein MTNTMLSAIPLTSLAGVGAKVAEKLEKIGLVSIQDLLFHLPLRYEDRTRVYPMARVHSGLFAAVQGKVMSCDMQFGKRKMLLVKISDGNGTITLRFFNFNAGMKNSFSEGKLVHAYGEIKRGGSGLEIVHPEYQFHVPSQLLEIEASLTPVYPTTDGLRQNTLRSLTDQALELLDKAAVTELLPQGLYNNQITLNQALHIIHRPDPSINLDAFDEGKHPAQQRLIMEELLAQNLSMLSVRSKGQQEDALPLATLTNLKQKLLAQLPFTPTNAQQRVVAEIEQDLAKPHPMMRLVQGDVGSGKTLVAALAAVQAIEHGYQVALMAPTELLAEQHAANFAHWFESMGITVGWLAGKLIGKAKEKELERIASGEAKMIVGTHALFQQNVEFHHLALVIIDEQHRFGVDQRLELREKGQKNGAYPHQLIMTATPIPRTLAMTAYADLETSVIDELPPGRTPIQTIAVPDTRRDEIVNKVRSACMNDGRQAYWVCTLIDDSEVLEAQAASDTAEALRLQLPELNIGLVHGRMKPKEKQQIMQEFKEGNLHLLVATTVIEVGVDVPNSSLMIIENPERLGLAQLHQLRGRVGRGSVASHCVLLYHSPLSKTAQKRLSVLRESNDGFVIAQRDLEIRGPGELLGTKQTGLADFKIADLVRDQHLIPEVQRIARHLHDNYPKNAKAIILRWLGERDIYSNA
- the nfuA gene encoding Fe-S biogenesis protein NfuA, coding for MSSINITESAQEHFAKLLAQQPEGTNIRVFVVNPGTQNAECGVSYCPPEAVEANDTELKFEKLSAYVDELSLPFLEDADIDYVTDKMGSQLTLKAPNAKMRKVADDAPLFERVEYAIQTQVNPQLAGHGGHVSLMEINDEGVAIVQFGGGCNGCSMVDVTLKEGIEKELLVQFEGELTAVKDLTEHDRGEHSYY
- the cysQ gene encoding 3'(2'),5'-bisphosphate nucleotidase CysQ, with translation MDSTLSHLIPEVINIARASGQLILDIYEKGDFEEFIKSDETPVTSADLAAHKLIIEKLSQLTPEIPILSEEDAGISLEQRAQWERYWLVDPLDGTQEFIARSGDFATIIALVENNRPVMGVVYGPVSGVTYYAYEGKGAWKIPDMDESVRISTLKHEDEKQPIAIAISRRQDINNITRCMSSDWNYDLVPLGSAALKACLVAEGAVDCYLRLGPTGEWDTAATQCIVQEAGGRILSTELEPLSYNERESLENPNFIVLGDENLPWNNILTCK
- the nudE gene encoding ADP compounds hydrolase NudE, whose amino-acid sequence is MAKKQLPTILDTRVEAKSNLFCIESVDLRFSNGVERTYERMKPSGRHAVMMVPVTEQGDLLLVREYAVGTESYELGFPKGLIDPGETPLEAANRELKEEIGFGAKTLTPLKEIVLAPSYFSSKMTLILAQDLYPERLEGDEPEPLDVVRWPLAQASELLHHLDFSEARCITALLLAQQFLAKE
- a CDS encoding type II secretion system protein N, which codes for MKFKLLIATVFSTFFTFSALLHIPIQWVVDQAPKVRGLELTGLSGTPWKGQVDSLSFQRMNYGQVQWEIDPLAIFKGHAVFAVRFGRGSELDLRGKGTVGYSVSMGAYAENLVLSFPIANAMKHLPMAVPISLQGQAEISVKSYQQGQPWCKQATGEVVWSGGKVVSPLGNIDPETVIADVTCSDNKISLVSKQSSKDVASQFDVTLNPNRSYQVSGWFKPEANFPSSLRSQLKWVGKPDSKGQYRVTYSGRL
- a CDS encoding type II secretion system protein M; the encoded protein is MKAFMAWWQSISPRERILVAGGGVALLIAVIYWGGIKPLNDRAELAQNRINNERNLLAWVQKKADTIITLRGGASSSSQSAIRPMNQVIPSSTRQFKIELIRMQPRGEQMQVWVKPLPFNSLVNWLAFLRDSQGINVQFLDLNKTDVEGVVEVNRLQLTREAS